In the Candidatus Dormiibacterota bacterium genome, one interval contains:
- a CDS encoding helicase associated domain-containing protein, translated as MSSQSFWLGDRDNIPNDFDGVLRTCQIVRRLLVVDDDDKPYDDRYLLVIVDPAFPLKDGSIAPEIALLEPSGHSDLGGLDNEPGGQQPWWTVFIAHVVDRSRIDDGIVPLRGLIAQASGQIALRPDLLPTSQRESFERGLAFLRRFVEREGHAAVPSDYVENGFPLGLWVENIRLYTAEGLPSDQAQELNALPGWRWN; from the coding sequence GTGAGCTCGCAGTCGTTTTGGCTCGGTGATCGAGATAACATTCCGAACGACTTCGATGGCGTTCTGCGCACCTGTCAGATTGTTCGCCGTCTCTTAGTTGTGGACGACGATGACAAGCCATACGATGACCGCTACCTGTTGGTGATCGTTGATCCTGCATTTCCGCTCAAAGACGGTTCCATCGCGCCAGAAATCGCGCTTCTCGAACCAAGTGGGCATTCTGACCTGGGGGGGCTAGACAATGAGCCTGGTGGACAACAGCCATGGTGGACGGTGTTCATAGCACACGTTGTCGACCGGTCGCGGATCGATGATGGCATCGTTCCACTCCGGGGGCTGATTGCGCAAGCGTCTGGTCAGATCGCATTGCGCCCGGATCTCTTACCGACCTCTCAGCGAGAGTCTTTTGAGCGAGGGTTAGCATTCTTGCGACGATTCGTCGAACGAGAAGGGCACGCTGCAGTGCCATCGGATTACGTCGAGAACGGGTTCCCCCTTGGCCTGTGGGTCGAGAACATTCGCTTGTATACCGCCGAGGGCCTTCCATCTGATCAGGCGCAGGAGTTGAATGCACTGCCAGGATGGAGGTGGAACTAG
- a CDS encoding SMI1/KNR4 family protein: MLFEEASLRMRRYRGDKELGGGATQADMTEAEAALGTTFPESYKAFLREFGWGGVGSWELFGVGRSVPEYLNLVRMTGMERTVAHPHIPRALIPIMNDGFGNHYCLATASLNKGECPVVFWDHEKDAKQEPKVVSPQFDLWLLDLLRESGI, translated from the coding sequence ATGCTATTCGAAGAAGCCAGCCTACGGATGCGTAGGTACCGTGGTGACAAGGAGCTTGGCGGCGGCGCCACTCAGGCCGACATGACGGAGGCCGAGGCTGCGCTTGGCACCACGTTCCCCGAAAGCTACAAGGCATTCCTCCGCGAGTTCGGGTGGGGAGGCGTTGGATCGTGGGAATTGTTCGGCGTGGGTCGCTCCGTCCCAGAATATCTCAACCTGGTACGGATGACGGGGATGGAACGCACGGTCGCGCACCCGCATATACCGCGAGCCTTGATCCCGATAATGAATGACGGTTTTGGCAACCACTACTGCCTGGCTACTGCATCCCTGAATAAGGGTGAGTGCCCAGTGGTTTTTTGGGACCACGAGAAGGATGCGAAACAAGAGCCCAAGGTGGTTTCACCACAGTTCGACCTCTGGCTGCTTGACCTCTTGCGAGAGTCGGGCATATAG
- a CDS encoding HEAT repeat domain-containing protein has product MAATLLKRWQAGAYWQGDRGDVLEDPRKVAALYREADFAPVDIDGLLRDLADGSPEAQTQALVRMRTRLYPDAVPGLIRLLKGGSYQGRLYAAELLGDIGDRAAIGPLRRTAELDPDLTIRGMAVRSLKMLESSAGR; this is encoded by the coding sequence ATGGCCGCGACTCTGCTAAAGCGATGGCAGGCGGGAGCTTATTGGCAGGGTGATCGTGGCGATGTTCTGGAGGACCCGCGAAAGGTGGCGGCGCTCTACCGCGAAGCCGACTTCGCCCCGGTCGACATCGACGGTCTACTGCGCGATCTCGCCGACGGTTCGCCCGAGGCGCAAACCCAGGCTCTGGTCCGCATGCGAACGCGGCTCTACCCCGATGCCGTACCGGGCCTCATCAGGCTCTTGAAGGGTGGGTCCTACCAAGGTCGGCTCTACGCGGCAGAGCTGCTTGGAGACATCGGTGACCGAGCAGCGATTGGTCCGCTCAGGCGCACGGCTGAACTCGATCCTGATCTGACCATCAGGGGAATGGCAGTCAGATCGCTCAAAATGCTCGAGTCTTCCGCGGGTCGCTAG